In the Chromatiaceae bacterium genome, one interval contains:
- a CDS encoding circularly permuted type 2 ATP-grasp protein translates to MLAPDGGVRPHWQYLVDALGGLGLPALQERRSEAHRQLSESGVTYTVHGDLGARERTWMLDPLPMPVSSAEWADIERGLTQRAELMNLVFKDLYGPQDLIRRGILPPELVYAHGGFLRSCYPLPVDNEHPLTLYAVDLVRGPDGRMWALSDRTQAPSGAGYALVNRLTMSRVLPSLFRDSQVHRLALFFQNLRNALAALSPRPGEDPRIVVLTPGPLNETYFEHSYLASYLGYTLAQGDDLTVQGGRVWLRTLRTLERVDVILRRVDDHFCDPLELRPDSRLGLPGLVQAVRSGNVAVANPLGASLLENPALNAFLPAIAKHFLGQELKLPSAASWWCGQPRERDYVLANLENLVIKPIYRAAGARPVFGGDLTRKARARLAARIRERPARYVGQEQLDFSLVPTLSDGRLEARHAVLRTFLVAREDGYAVMPGGLTRVSAAQDSVVVSNQAGGLSKDTWILASEPEKQASLLSRVVPRLTAANLHGDLPGGTADNLFWFARYAERAEQSARLLRTVLHLYRNTVEYRDPVDAECLTVMLQTLTRVTVSYPGFVGEQAEELRAQPVPELLALILDADRVGGLAFNLRALLAAAYAVRDRISADTWRVINDIRNRLQRLRHHSREVLGDIDDELDDLITSLVALAGFAHESMLRSQAWLFLDIGRRLERGLLLGTLLRAVAVEPLDPAPESVLLEAVLASTESAMAYRRGYHDDARCEPVLALLLLDESNPRSLAYQLRTLQGHVELLPHEEGVHRLAGQVRSISDSLGRLRLADATALAQQGEGRRTALEALLGDFERLLREVGVSLARDFFAEVGGSQQMIGSGWDARA, encoded by the coding sequence ATGCTCGCCCCGGATGGTGGCGTCCGCCCGCACTGGCAGTACCTCGTGGACGCACTGGGCGGCCTCGGCCTCCCTGCGCTGCAGGAACGGCGCAGCGAGGCACATCGCCAACTGAGCGAGAGCGGCGTCACCTACACGGTGCATGGCGATCTCGGCGCGCGCGAGCGCACCTGGATGCTGGATCCGCTGCCGATGCCGGTGTCGAGTGCCGAGTGGGCCGACATCGAACGTGGCCTGACGCAGCGCGCCGAGTTGATGAACCTGGTCTTCAAGGATCTGTACGGGCCGCAGGATCTCATCCGGCGGGGGATTCTGCCGCCCGAGCTGGTGTACGCGCATGGCGGCTTCCTGCGTTCGTGTTACCCACTGCCGGTCGACAACGAACATCCGCTGACGCTGTATGCGGTCGATCTGGTGCGTGGACCGGATGGGCGCATGTGGGCGCTCAGCGATCGTACCCAGGCGCCGTCGGGGGCCGGCTATGCCCTGGTCAACCGGCTGACCATGTCGCGCGTATTGCCGAGCCTGTTCCGCGATTCGCAGGTACACCGCCTGGCGCTGTTCTTCCAGAATCTGCGCAACGCACTGGCGGCGCTGAGTCCGCGCCCGGGCGAGGATCCGCGGATTGTCGTGTTGACACCAGGGCCGCTCAACGAGACCTATTTCGAGCACTCCTACCTGGCGAGTTACCTGGGTTACACGCTGGCCCAGGGCGACGACCTGACGGTGCAGGGCGGGCGGGTCTGGCTGCGTACCCTGCGCACCCTGGAGCGCGTCGACGTCATCCTGCGGCGGGTCGATGACCATTTCTGCGATCCGCTCGAGTTACGCCCGGATTCTCGCCTCGGTCTGCCGGGATTGGTGCAGGCGGTGCGCAGCGGCAATGTCGCGGTGGCCAATCCGCTCGGTGCCAGCCTGCTGGAGAACCCGGCGCTGAACGCCTTTCTGCCGGCGATTGCGAAACACTTCCTGGGACAGGAACTGAAACTGCCGAGCGCCGCGTCCTGGTGGTGCGGGCAGCCGCGTGAACGCGATTACGTATTGGCCAATCTCGAGAACCTGGTGATCAAGCCGATCTATCGCGCGGCCGGCGCCAGGCCGGTATTCGGGGGCGACCTGACGCGCAAGGCGCGTGCGCGGTTGGCGGCACGCATCCGCGAACGGCCGGCACGCTACGTCGGGCAGGAGCAGCTCGATTTCTCGCTGGTCCCGACCTTGTCCGACGGCCGGCTGGAGGCGCGACATGCGGTGTTGCGGACTTTCCTCGTCGCGCGTGAGGACGGCTATGCGGTGATGCCCGGTGGCCTGACACGTGTCTCCGCGGCACAGGACAGCGTGGTGGTCTCGAACCAGGCCGGTGGCCTGTCAAAAGACACCTGGATACTGGCCAGCGAACCGGAAAAACAGGCGAGCCTGCTGTCGCGTGTCGTGCCGCGGCTGACCGCGGCCAATCTGCATGGCGATCTGCCGGGCGGGACCGCCGACAACCTGTTCTGGTTCGCGCGTTACGCCGAACGTGCCGAACAGAGTGCGCGGCTGTTGCGCACCGTGCTGCACCTGTACCGCAACACCGTCGAATACCGTGACCCGGTCGACGCAGAGTGTCTGACGGTGATGCTGCAGACGCTGACCCGGGTGACGGTGAGTTATCCGGGGTTCGTCGGGGAGCAGGCCGAAGAACTGCGTGCGCAACCGGTACCCGAGTTGCTCGCGTTGATCCTCGACGCTGACAGGGTCGGTGGCCTGGCATTCAATCTACGCGCGCTGCTGGCGGCTGCGTACGCGGTACGCGACAGGATCTCGGCCGACACCTGGCGGGTGATCAACGATATCCGCAACCGGCTGCAGCGGCTGCGCCACCACAGCCGCGAAGTACTCGGCGACATCGATGACGAACTCGATGATCTGATCACCTCCCTGGTGGCCCTGGCGGGGTTCGCGCACGAGAGCATGCTGCGCAGCCAGGCCTGGCTGTTCCTCGACATTGGCCGCCGCCTGGAACGCGGTCTGCTGCTCGGCACGCTGCTGCGCGCGGTCGCGGTCGAGCCGCTCGATCCGGCGCCGGAATCGGTACTGCTCGAGGCGGTGCTTGCCAGCACCGAAAGCGCCATGGCCTACCGTCGTGGATACCACGACGATGCGCGCTGCGAACCCGTCCTGGCGCTGCTGCTGCTCGATGAGAGCAATCCACGTTCGCTGGCCTACCAGCTGCGTACCCTGCAGGGCCATGTCGAATTGCTGCCGCACGAAGAAGGGGTGCACCGACTCGCCGGACAGGTGCGGTCGATCAGTGATTCGCTCGGTCGACTGCGGCTGGCCGACGCGACCGCGCTGGCCCAGCAGGGTGAAGGCCGGCGTACGGCGCTGGAAGCGCTGCTCGGCGATTTCGAGCGACTCCTGCGCGAGGTCGGCGTGAGCCTGGCACGCGATTTCTTTGCCGAGGTCGGAGGATCGCAGCAGATGATCGGCAGCGGATGGGATGCACGCGCATGA